One window of the Syngnathoides biaculeatus isolate LvHL_M chromosome 11, ASM1980259v1, whole genome shotgun sequence genome contains the following:
- the wfs1b gene encoding wolframin isoform X1 has translation METSSSGIPNRSPSPAALRTNSPSPQSSPKLTIPPPSSSTTSYQRGSRIYSRSSSLSTLPASPLCSPVRSPSHLGRAQLNAASSATAGTSSGAAVPPVHELEAPEEEASLEEVAERAKTGDAKAQTKMGRFFLALAQERDEELNNCTAVTWLVQAAKQGRKDAVKLLQQCLFSRQGITLENYEEVKMLCTETRFERGVRKAALLVYWKLNPERKRSVSVSEMLENVEHVRVDRDKAVSQGPLNSSAKKQRRVLEAMVTSESISDVGMDQFVEMTKKYAQGMVPPPALAAVSGSDDDDVDDVVKNPDELPLHQKVEKVFHPCSHGGYLTSLRLPRHQLLKFPLHALLEIKEHLIDWASRAGMQWLSALIPTHHVNALIFFFIISNLTIEFFIFIIPLLVFYLSFFSMVICTLRVFQNSKAWEIFRALTDLLAHFEPCLDLEQAETNFGWTHLEPYLYFLLSVVFVVFSFPVADKSWIPCSELAAVALFFTVTAFLSLHASAKLFARRALLTEVLSGACSLAYLLPDSLWMLRIFGRTLVSVPLGDIVALNIGVPCALYWHLVYLLFRMAQLRGFKGTYLCLVPYLVCFTWCELCLVFLSNASAIGLIRTVAGYLLFLFALPVLSLGLAAMLIVQLLQWFVALEITKMAVTLIVCFVPVVLRLWTRFSLNPIVVFRSLSRSSIVKLILVWLSAVLLFCWMYVYRSEGMKVYNSTLRWPEYSNMCGPLAWKESNMAQTQILCSHLEGHRVTWTGRFKYVRVTDIENGAQSVINLLPVFVGNWMRCLYGQPYPACDRTQTAPVGPHPFPSPPLRDPLCKLKQLAKHECHVKRFDRYKFEVTMGMPLERKTKNGTVVEDEDATKDIVLRASNEFKSVLLHLNTGSLVEFSTILEGRLGSKWPVFELKAIHCLSCGDARLPSSRQYKIEHDWRRTVQSALQFGFDFFFNPFLTAQLRQLPDTETDIVTEVTGSEA, from the exons ATGGAAACCTCATCATCAGGCATCCCAAACCGTAGCCCTTCTCCTGCTGCTCTGAGGACAAACTCTCCCTCTCCACAATCTTCTCCAAAACTCACAATCCCGCCGCCATCCTCCTCGACAACCTCATATCAGCGGGGGTCACGTATTTATTCCCGCTCGTCTTCGCTCTCCACGCTGCCAGCTTCGCCGCTTTGCTCGCCTGTCAGAAGCCCCTCTCACTTAGGGAGAGCTCAGCTCAATGCGGCCTCCTCGGCCACTGCTGGAACTTCATCTGGAGCTGCAGTTCCTCCCGTGCATGAACTCG AGGCGCCAGAGGAGGAGGCCAGTCTTGAGGAAGTGGCAGAAAGAGCAAAGACAGGTGATGCTAAAGCGCAAACCAAG ATGGGCCGTTTCTTCCTGGCTCTGGCCCAAGAGAGGGATGAGGAGCTTAACAACTGCACCGCGGTCACCTGGCTGGTTCAAGCTGCTAAACAGGGCCGCAAGGATGCCGTAAAGCTGCTGCAACAGTGCTTATTCTCCAGGCAAG GCATCACTCTTGAGAACTATGAGGAAGTGAAGATGCTGTGCACAGAAACTCGTTTTGAGAGGGGAGTTCGGAAAGCGGCTCTACTCGTGTACTGGAAGTTGAACCCTGAAAGGAAGAGGTCGGTGAGCGTCTCAGAGATGCTGGAGAATGTGGAACACGTTCGTGTAGATCGAG ACAAGGCAGTCTCTCAAGGACCTCTGAACAGCTCTGCTAAGAAACAGAGAAGAGTTCTGGAGGCAATGGTGACCAGCGAGT CCATCTCTGACGTCGGGATGGATCAATTTGTCGAGATGACAAAGAAGTACGCTCAGGGAATGGTGCCACCTCCCGCATTGGCGGCCGTGTCAGGCAGCGATGACGATGATGTCGACGACGTGGTGAAGAATCCTGACGAGCTGCCCTTGCACCAAAAGGTGGAGAAAGTTTTCCATCCCTGTTCGCATGGTGGTTATCTGACTTCTCTGCGTCTGCCCCGTCACCAGCTGCTGAAGTTCCCGCTTCACGCGCTGCTGGAGATCAAGGAGCACCTCATCGACTGGGCGTCACGCGCAGGCATGCAGTGGCTCAGCGCCCTCATCCCCACGCACCACGTCAACGcgctcatcttcttcttcatcatctcCAACCTCACCATAGagttcttcatcttcatcattcCTCTGCTGGTTTTCTACCTGTCCTTCTTCTCCATGGTTATCTGCACACTGCGGGTATTCCAG AATTccaaagcttgggaaatcttccGGGCTCTGACTGACCTGCTTGCTCACTTTGAGCCTTGTCTTGATCTGGAGCAAGCTGAGACCAACTTTGGATGGACACACTTGGAGCCCTATCT ATACTTCTTGCTCTCCGTGGTctttgtggtgttctccttcCCAGTGGCAGACAAGTCGTGGATCCCGTGTTCCGAGCTTGCGGCGGTGGCTCTCTTCTTCACAGTCACTGCCTTCCTCAGTCTCCATGCCTCCGCCAAGTTGTTTGCCCGCAGAGCCCTGCTTACAGAAGTACTCTCGGGGGCCTGCTCGCTCGCTTACCTACTGCCGGACTCGCTGTGGATGCTCAGGATTTTCGGGAGGACGTTAGTCTCGGTGCCTCTGGGGGACATCGTGGCGTTGAACATCGGGGTCCCCTGCGCCCTTTATTGGCACCTGGTCTACCTCCTGTTCCGCATGGCCCAGCTGAGGGGCTTCAAGGGGACTTACCTGTGCCTGGTGCCATATCTGGTTTGCTTCACGTGGTGTGAACTCTGCTTGGTGTTCCTCAGTAACGCCAGCGCCATTGGCCTCATACGAACTGTTGCGGGCTAtttgctcttcctctttgcTCTGCCTGTTCTCTCCCTGGGCCTGGCTGCGATGCTCATCGTCCAGCTCCTCCAGTGGTTTGTCGCACTGGAAATCACCAAAATGGCCGTCACACTGATCGTGTGCTTCGTTCCGGTCGTTTTGAGGCTTTGGACCCGCTTCAGCCTGAACCCCATTGTGGTATTTCGCTCTCTATCCAGGAGCAGCATTGTTAAACTCATCCTGGTCTGGCTCAGCGCCGTGCTGCTTTTCTGTTGGATGTACGTATACAGGTCAGAGGGCATGAAGGTGTACAACTCCACCCTCAGATGGCCAGAGTACAGTAACATGTGCGGCCCCTTGGCGTGGAAGGAGTCCAACATGGCCCAAACTCAGATCCTCTGCTCGCACCTCGAAGGCCACAGGGTCACCTGGACGGGACGCTTCAAATACGTGCGTGTGACGGACATCGAGAACGGGGCGCAGTCTGTCATCAACCTGCTCCCTGTGTTTGTTGGGAATTGGATGCGTTGTCTGTATGGTCAGCCATATCCTGCATGTGACAGGACGCAAACGGCGCCGGTGGGGCCTCACCCTTTCCCGTCCCCGCCGCTCCGAGACCCCCTCTGTAAACTCAAACAACTCGCCAAGCATGAATGCCACGTGAAGCGCTTTGACCGCTACAAGTTCGAAGTGACCATGGGCATGCCgctagagaggaagaccaaaaatgGGACAGTCGTGGAGGACGAAGACGCCACTAAGGACATCGTGCTGCGTGCCAGCAACGAGTTCAAGTCTGTGCTATTGCACTTGAATACGGGAAGCCTGGTAGAGTTCAGCACCATTCTAGAGGGACGTCTGGGCTCCAAGTGGCCTGTTTTTGAGCTGAAAGCCATTCACTGCTTGTCATGCGGCGATGCCCGCTTGCCCAGCAGCAGACAGTACAAGATCGAACACGACTGGAGGCGCACGGTCCAGAGTGCCCTGCAGTTTGGCTTCGACTTCTTTTTCAACCCCTTCCTGACCGCCCAACTACGCCAACTCCCTgacacagaaactgacattgTGACAGAAGTGACAGGATCAGAAGCGTGA
- the wfs1b gene encoding wolframin isoform X2, translating to METSSSGIPNRSPSPAALRTNSPSPQSSPKLTIPPPSSSTTSYQRGSRIYSRSSSLSTLPASPLCSPVRSPSHLGRAQLNAASSATAGTSSGAAVPPVHELEAPEEEASLEEVAERAKTGDAKAQTKMGRFFLALAQERDEELNNCTAVTWLVQAAKQGRKDAVKLLQQCLFSRQGITLENYEEVKMLCTETRFERGVRKAALLVYWKLNPERKRSVSVSEMLENVEHVRVDRDKAVSQGPLNSSAKKQRRVLEAMVTSESISDVGMDQFVEMTKKYAQGMVPPPALAAVSGSDDDDVDDVVKNPDELPLHQKLLKFPLHALLEIKEHLIDWASRAGMQWLSALIPTHHVNALIFFFIISNLTIEFFIFIIPLLVFYLSFFSMVICTLRVFQNSKAWEIFRALTDLLAHFEPCLDLEQAETNFGWTHLEPYLYFLLSVVFVVFSFPVADKSWIPCSELAAVALFFTVTAFLSLHASAKLFARRALLTEVLSGACSLAYLLPDSLWMLRIFGRTLVSVPLGDIVALNIGVPCALYWHLVYLLFRMAQLRGFKGTYLCLVPYLVCFTWCELCLVFLSNASAIGLIRTVAGYLLFLFALPVLSLGLAAMLIVQLLQWFVALEITKMAVTLIVCFVPVVLRLWTRFSLNPIVVFRSLSRSSIVKLILVWLSAVLLFCWMYVYRSEGMKVYNSTLRWPEYSNMCGPLAWKESNMAQTQILCSHLEGHRVTWTGRFKYVRVTDIENGAQSVINLLPVFVGNWMRCLYGQPYPACDRTQTAPVGPHPFPSPPLRDPLCKLKQLAKHECHVKRFDRYKFEVTMGMPLERKTKNGTVVEDEDATKDIVLRASNEFKSVLLHLNTGSLVEFSTILEGRLGSKWPVFELKAIHCLSCGDARLPSSRQYKIEHDWRRTVQSALQFGFDFFFNPFLTAQLRQLPDTETDIVTEVTGSEA from the exons ATGGAAACCTCATCATCAGGCATCCCAAACCGTAGCCCTTCTCCTGCTGCTCTGAGGACAAACTCTCCCTCTCCACAATCTTCTCCAAAACTCACAATCCCGCCGCCATCCTCCTCGACAACCTCATATCAGCGGGGGTCACGTATTTATTCCCGCTCGTCTTCGCTCTCCACGCTGCCAGCTTCGCCGCTTTGCTCGCCTGTCAGAAGCCCCTCTCACTTAGGGAGAGCTCAGCTCAATGCGGCCTCCTCGGCCACTGCTGGAACTTCATCTGGAGCTGCAGTTCCTCCCGTGCATGAACTCG AGGCGCCAGAGGAGGAGGCCAGTCTTGAGGAAGTGGCAGAAAGAGCAAAGACAGGTGATGCTAAAGCGCAAACCAAG ATGGGCCGTTTCTTCCTGGCTCTGGCCCAAGAGAGGGATGAGGAGCTTAACAACTGCACCGCGGTCACCTGGCTGGTTCAAGCTGCTAAACAGGGCCGCAAGGATGCCGTAAAGCTGCTGCAACAGTGCTTATTCTCCAGGCAAG GCATCACTCTTGAGAACTATGAGGAAGTGAAGATGCTGTGCACAGAAACTCGTTTTGAGAGGGGAGTTCGGAAAGCGGCTCTACTCGTGTACTGGAAGTTGAACCCTGAAAGGAAGAGGTCGGTGAGCGTCTCAGAGATGCTGGAGAATGTGGAACACGTTCGTGTAGATCGAG ACAAGGCAGTCTCTCAAGGACCTCTGAACAGCTCTGCTAAGAAACAGAGAAGAGTTCTGGAGGCAATGGTGACCAGCGAGT CCATCTCTGACGTCGGGATGGATCAATTTGTCGAGATGACAAAGAAGTACGCTCAGGGAATGGTGCCACCTCCCGCATTGGCGGCCGTGTCAGGCAGCGATGACGATGATGTCGACGACGTGGTGAAGAATCCTGACGAGCTGCCCTTGCACCAAAAG CTGCTGAAGTTCCCGCTTCACGCGCTGCTGGAGATCAAGGAGCACCTCATCGACTGGGCGTCACGCGCAGGCATGCAGTGGCTCAGCGCCCTCATCCCCACGCACCACGTCAACGcgctcatcttcttcttcatcatctcCAACCTCACCATAGagttcttcatcttcatcattcCTCTGCTGGTTTTCTACCTGTCCTTCTTCTCCATGGTTATCTGCACACTGCGGGTATTCCAG AATTccaaagcttgggaaatcttccGGGCTCTGACTGACCTGCTTGCTCACTTTGAGCCTTGTCTTGATCTGGAGCAAGCTGAGACCAACTTTGGATGGACACACTTGGAGCCCTATCT ATACTTCTTGCTCTCCGTGGTctttgtggtgttctccttcCCAGTGGCAGACAAGTCGTGGATCCCGTGTTCCGAGCTTGCGGCGGTGGCTCTCTTCTTCACAGTCACTGCCTTCCTCAGTCTCCATGCCTCCGCCAAGTTGTTTGCCCGCAGAGCCCTGCTTACAGAAGTACTCTCGGGGGCCTGCTCGCTCGCTTACCTACTGCCGGACTCGCTGTGGATGCTCAGGATTTTCGGGAGGACGTTAGTCTCGGTGCCTCTGGGGGACATCGTGGCGTTGAACATCGGGGTCCCCTGCGCCCTTTATTGGCACCTGGTCTACCTCCTGTTCCGCATGGCCCAGCTGAGGGGCTTCAAGGGGACTTACCTGTGCCTGGTGCCATATCTGGTTTGCTTCACGTGGTGTGAACTCTGCTTGGTGTTCCTCAGTAACGCCAGCGCCATTGGCCTCATACGAACTGTTGCGGGCTAtttgctcttcctctttgcTCTGCCTGTTCTCTCCCTGGGCCTGGCTGCGATGCTCATCGTCCAGCTCCTCCAGTGGTTTGTCGCACTGGAAATCACCAAAATGGCCGTCACACTGATCGTGTGCTTCGTTCCGGTCGTTTTGAGGCTTTGGACCCGCTTCAGCCTGAACCCCATTGTGGTATTTCGCTCTCTATCCAGGAGCAGCATTGTTAAACTCATCCTGGTCTGGCTCAGCGCCGTGCTGCTTTTCTGTTGGATGTACGTATACAGGTCAGAGGGCATGAAGGTGTACAACTCCACCCTCAGATGGCCAGAGTACAGTAACATGTGCGGCCCCTTGGCGTGGAAGGAGTCCAACATGGCCCAAACTCAGATCCTCTGCTCGCACCTCGAAGGCCACAGGGTCACCTGGACGGGACGCTTCAAATACGTGCGTGTGACGGACATCGAGAACGGGGCGCAGTCTGTCATCAACCTGCTCCCTGTGTTTGTTGGGAATTGGATGCGTTGTCTGTATGGTCAGCCATATCCTGCATGTGACAGGACGCAAACGGCGCCGGTGGGGCCTCACCCTTTCCCGTCCCCGCCGCTCCGAGACCCCCTCTGTAAACTCAAACAACTCGCCAAGCATGAATGCCACGTGAAGCGCTTTGACCGCTACAAGTTCGAAGTGACCATGGGCATGCCgctagagaggaagaccaaaaatgGGACAGTCGTGGAGGACGAAGACGCCACTAAGGACATCGTGCTGCGTGCCAGCAACGAGTTCAAGTCTGTGCTATTGCACTTGAATACGGGAAGCCTGGTAGAGTTCAGCACCATTCTAGAGGGACGTCTGGGCTCCAAGTGGCCTGTTTTTGAGCTGAAAGCCATTCACTGCTTGTCATGCGGCGATGCCCGCTTGCCCAGCAGCAGACAGTACAAGATCGAACACGACTGGAGGCGCACGGTCCAGAGTGCCCTGCAGTTTGGCTTCGACTTCTTTTTCAACCCCTTCCTGACCGCCCAACTACGCCAACTCCCTgacacagaaactgacattgTGACAGAAGTGACAGGATCAGAAGCGTGA